A region from the Afifella aestuarii genome encodes:
- a CDS encoding SDR family NAD(P)-dependent oxidoreductase, which translates to MARSILITGCSSGIGRHCALGMAKRGWRVFATARKETDLAALREAGGRYGLEALYLDYADDASIEAALNSVLAATEGRLDALFNNGAYSQPGALEDLSPAVLRAQFDANFFGWHELTRRVIPVMRRQNAGRIVMNSSVLGLVALGFRGAYNSSKFALEGYTDTLRIELADTGIEVVAIEPGPIASRMTENAVAAFHRNVDIDASVHAAYYRRRLASMEKGGNTFGQLGPEAVLEVLIEACEAPSPATHYPVTRQTRIAAFGRRLLPRRLLHKAATRATN; encoded by the coding sequence ATGGCCCGCAGCATCTTGATCACCGGCTGCTCGTCCGGCATCGGCCGCCATTGCGCCCTCGGCATGGCAAAGCGCGGCTGGCGCGTCTTTGCGACGGCGCGCAAGGAGACGGATCTCGCGGCCCTGCGCGAAGCCGGAGGCCGCTACGGTCTCGAAGCCCTCTATCTCGACTATGCCGACGACGCCTCGATCGAAGCCGCCCTGAACTCCGTGCTCGCCGCCACGGAGGGCCGCCTCGACGCCCTCTTCAACAACGGCGCCTATTCGCAGCCGGGCGCCCTTGAAGACCTCTCCCCTGCCGTCCTGCGCGCCCAGTTCGATGCCAATTTCTTCGGCTGGCACGAGCTCACGCGAAGGGTGATCCCGGTGATGCGCCGCCAGAATGCCGGCCGCATCGTCATGAATTCCTCCGTCCTCGGCCTCGTCGCGCTCGGCTTCCGCGGCGCCTACAATTCCTCGAAATTCGCGCTCGAAGGCTACACCGACACCTTGCGCATCGAGCTTGCCGACACCGGCATCGAGGTCGTGGCGATCGAGCCCGGCCCGATCGCAAGCCGCATGACGGAAAACGCCGTCGCCGCCTTTCATCGCAACGTCGACATCGACGCCTCCGTCCATGCCGCCTATTACCGCCGCCGCCTCGCCTCCATGGAAAAGGGCGGCAACACCTTTGGGCAGCTCGGGCCCGAAGCCGTCCTCGAGGTTCTGATCGAGGCCTGCGAGGCGCCCAGTCCCGCGACCCATTATCCCGTCACCCGCCAGACCAGGATCGCCGCCTTCGGCCGGAGGCTTCTGCCGCGCCGGTTGCTGCACAAAGCCGCGACGCGCGCCACCAATTAG
- the gluQRS gene encoding tRNA glutamyl-Q(34) synthetase GluQRS — MNRAPEKPVFRFAPSPNGYLHLGHAYSALLNEHAAKAVGGRLLLRMEDIDYTRARPEFTDAIFDDLAWLGIAFEQPILCQSHRFPAYAGALAALDRLGLLYPAFLSRSEIRGAISDKEKTGHVWPRDPDGAPHYPGLERDWSRQMRAERIATGAPYALRLDMRRALAGLEPLAWQELDLETGETTRVSAHPSGWGDVILARKDVPASYHLAVTLDDAYQGVTHVVRGADLEAATSVHRLLQVLLGLPAPLYHHHRLILDKEGRKLAKSAGSTALGDLREAGATPEEIRRSLGFAPRAAASVA, encoded by the coding sequence TTGAACCGCGCGCCTGAAAAACCCGTCTTCCGGTTCGCGCCGAGCCCGAACGGCTATCTGCATCTCGGCCATGCCTATAGCGCGCTTCTCAACGAGCATGCCGCCAAGGCCGTGGGCGGACGTCTCCTCCTGCGCATGGAGGACATCGACTACACCCGCGCCCGCCCGGAATTCACCGACGCGATCTTCGATGATCTCGCCTGGCTCGGCATCGCCTTCGAACAGCCGATTCTGTGCCAGAGCCACCGCTTTCCGGCCTATGCCGGCGCGCTGGCCGCTTTGGATCGCCTCGGCCTTCTCTACCCGGCGTTCTTGAGCCGCTCGGAGATCCGTGGCGCCATCTCTGACAAGGAAAAGACCGGCCATGTCTGGCCGCGCGATCCCGACGGCGCCCCGCATTATCCCGGCCTCGAACGCGACTGGTCGCGGCAGATGCGCGCCGAAAGGATCGCGACCGGCGCCCCCTATGCGCTGCGCCTCGACATGCGCCGGGCGCTCGCGGGCCTCGAGCCGCTCGCCTGGCAGGAACTCGACCTGGAGACCGGCGAAACCACACGGGTGAGCGCCCATCCGAGCGGCTGGGGCGACGTCATTCTGGCGCGCAAGGACGTGCCCGCGAGCTATCATCTCGCCGTCACCCTCGACGATGCCTATCAGGGCGTCACCCATGTCGTGCGCGGCGCCGATCTCGAAGCGGCGACCTCCGTCCACCGCCTCCTGCAGGTGCTGCTCGGCCTGCCCGCGCCCCTCTACCACCATCACCGGCTGATCCTCGACAAGGAGGGCCGCAAACTCGCGAAATCCGCCGGCTCGACCGCTCTGGGCGACCTGCGCGAGGCGGGTGCCACGCCCGAGGAGATACGCCGCAGCCTGGGCTTTGCGCCGCGGGCCGCCGCCTCCGTCGCCTGA
- a CDS encoding twin transmembrane helix small protein, whose amino-acid sequence MEYLGPVAVLAVVVVLVLGLWNMLRGGSPNRSQSLMRWRVGLQLLAVIVLMAGLWLSTR is encoded by the coding sequence ATGGAATATCTTGGTCCGGTCGCCGTCCTTGCCGTCGTCGTCGTGCTTGTACTCGGATTGTGGAACATGCTGCGCGGCGGCAGCCCCAATCGTTCGCAAAGCCTGATGCGCTGGCGCGTCGGTCTGCAGCTTCTCGCCGTCATCGTCCTGATGGCGGGCCTCTGGCTCAGCACCCGCTGA
- a CDS encoding AEC family transporter: protein MSDTASIVLTIFGLIGIGYLAARFKLLKMETGGALADFVFTIAIPLLLFRTLAHADFHGLSPWRIWIAYFSGVLVTWTVAHVLVRRLFKRDTRSGVVAGVSAAFANTVLIGIPLARATYGDPGTVVVLILVSVHLPVMMAASLALNSWARRRDGLVAEVESSRAMWGAFALELIRHPLIIGIILGGIWHVFHLPIPGLAEKLIDSLADVAGPVALFACGMGLARYGIARNIPAGALIAGIKLFFMPLVVLPVALLVGLGPVPTAALVLVAACPTGVNAFLIATRFGTGEALASNTTLISTAFGVGGVAFWLMVLRAFT, encoded by the coding sequence ATGTCCGACACCGCCAGCATCGTCCTCACCATCTTCGGCCTCATCGGGATCGGCTATCTCGCGGCACGCTTCAAGCTCCTGAAGATGGAGACCGGCGGGGCGCTCGCCGATTTCGTCTTCACCATCGCCATTCCGCTCCTCCTCTTTCGCACGCTGGCGCATGCGGATTTCCACGGCCTGTCGCCGTGGCGGATCTGGATTGCGTATTTTTCGGGCGTGCTCGTCACCTGGACGGTGGCGCATGTTCTGGTGCGGCGGCTGTTCAAGCGCGACACGCGCTCAGGCGTCGTCGCGGGCGTGTCGGCGGCCTTCGCCAATACGGTTCTGATCGGCATTCCGCTGGCGCGCGCCACCTATGGCGATCCCGGCACGGTGGTCGTCCTCATTCTCGTCTCGGTGCATCTGCCGGTGATGATGGCGGCAAGCCTCGCCCTCAACAGCTGGGCGCGGCGGCGCGACGGGCTGGTGGCGGAGGTGGAGAGCAGCCGCGCCATGTGGGGGGCGTTTGCGCTCGAACTCATCCGCCATCCGCTCATCATCGGCATCATCCTGGGTGGCATCTGGCACGTCTTCCATCTTCCGATCCCGGGGCTTGCCGAAAAACTGATCGACAGCCTCGCCGACGTGGCGGGACCGGTGGCGCTTTTCGCCTGCGGCATGGGGCTCGCCCGCTACGGCATTGCCCGCAACATCCCGGCAGGCGCACTCATCGCCGGCATCAAACTCTTCTTCATGCCGCTCGTCGTTTTGCCGGTGGCGCTTCTCGTCGGGCTCGGCCCGGTGCCGACGGCCGCTCTGGTGCTGGTGGCGGCCTGTCCGACCGGCGTCAACGCCTTCCTCATCGCCACCCGCTTCGGCACGGGCGAGGCGCTCGCCTCCAACACGACCTTGATCTCGACGGCCTTCGGCGTCGGCGGCGTCGCCTTCTGGCTCATGGTGTTGCGCGCTTTTACCTGA